One genomic window of Maribacter aquivivus includes the following:
- a CDS encoding response regulator, with protein sequence MKVDTVCIIDDDPICVYGTKILLNHNNFVSANILVYEDGYEALNNLTSLLKSGQRMPDIILLDLNMPVMNGWEFLDKFQKLTFRNKPQVFIVSSHFDQSEIKKGRSYELVRDFISKPLIAKNLNDIIAMSKVAV encoded by the coding sequence ATGAAAGTTGACACAGTTTGTATTATAGACGACGATCCTATTTGTGTTTATGGCACTAAAATTCTTTTGAACCACAATAACTTTGTGAGTGCTAATATTCTAGTTTATGAAGATGGTTATGAGGCATTAAATAATTTAACTTCTCTTCTCAAAAGTGGGCAGAGAATGCCTGATATTATCTTACTAGATTTAAATATGCCGGTTATGAATGGCTGGGAGTTTTTGGATAAATTTCAAAAACTAACCTTTCGTAACAAACCACAGGTATTTATTGTCAGTTCTCACTTTGATCAATCTGAAATTAAAAAAGGAAGAAGTTATGAGTTGGTTCGTGACTTTATCTCAAAACCTTTAATAGCTAAAAATTTGAATGATATTATAGCTATGAGTAAAGTAGCGGTATAA
- a CDS encoding ribosomal maturation YjgA family protein has protein sequence MKFKFNHIYFIYFLALLGIEILIAVFLKSGFIRHTFGDYLVVILMFYFFKSFVKANDITIGIVTLLIAYVIEFLQLTSMLSYFGLEHSKWANLIFGNYFSIQDLLAYTLGVLTVTSLEIKKRFLLKQPIN, from the coding sequence ATGAAATTCAAATTCAACCACATCTATTTTATATACTTTCTTGCACTGCTGGGAATCGAAATCTTAATTGCCGTGTTTTTGAAATCAGGCTTTATTCGACACACTTTCGGAGATTACCTTGTGGTCATTCTTATGTTTTACTTTTTTAAATCTTTCGTGAAGGCAAATGATATTACCATCGGTATTGTAACCTTGCTAATCGCATACGTCATTGAATTTTTACAGCTAACGAGTATGCTTAGTTATTTCGGACTAGAACATTCTAAATGGGCAAACTTAATCTTCGGAAACTATTTTAGCATACAAGATTTATTGGCATATACCTTAGGTGTACTTACCGTAACCAGTTTAGAAATCAAAAAACGATTCCTATTAAAACAGCCTATAAATTAA
- a CDS encoding DUF4153 domain-containing protein, translating into MNIHIKSILSALAFSLLFYSKSFGLNLFLISILVVVLVSTLKETRTMSWGYALTYILTSIFILINPTGFTIFVHFMALMVFIGKSISSKTSLYLSWLLGFTNLLVASIANFIQRQNSVEEKDVKKETSPKLLNRLKGGFFAGILLILFATLYKNANPVFENLVDQISFDFISFPWVFFTFLGYVIFLNILRPLDAQELIAVDASQKNELETPTEIEIIGQKKQLESEHTLGSFIFIALNFLLVFFLVTDGIYLFQKTDISNAEYSASVHQGVYALMFSIVLAIILILYFFRGNLNFHKENTQIKTLTYVWISLNIILIVFTSYKNFTYVEALGLTYKRIGVFVYLLLTLTGLITAYIKVAEVKSFVYLVRTNIATVFAFLVLSAAVPWDKAITYFNLSTLENPDIHYLIDLGDTNSIQLYDYAKEKEVNYDLNISIQEKYDEYLTLQSEKTWQEYTFAQLAKTDTK; encoded by the coding sequence ATGAATATTCATATAAAATCAATCTTATCTGCCTTAGCCTTCAGTTTATTATTCTACAGCAAAAGCTTTGGTCTAAATCTATTCTTAATATCAATTTTAGTGGTAGTGCTTGTCTCTACCTTAAAAGAAACTAGAACCATGTCTTGGGGCTATGCACTTACCTATATTTTAACTTCCATCTTTATACTTATTAACCCAACGGGGTTTACCATATTTGTTCATTTCATGGCATTAATGGTGTTTATAGGAAAGTCCATATCAAGCAAAACCTCATTATACCTTTCTTGGTTACTTGGTTTTACTAATTTATTGGTTGCGTCTATCGCAAATTTCATTCAAAGACAAAATTCAGTAGAAGAAAAAGATGTAAAAAAAGAGACTTCACCAAAACTGTTGAACCGCTTAAAAGGTGGCTTCTTTGCTGGTATTCTACTAATCTTATTTGCTACGCTTTATAAGAATGCGAATCCTGTTTTTGAAAATCTGGTAGACCAAATCTCTTTTGATTTTATTAGTTTCCCTTGGGTATTCTTCACATTTCTGGGATATGTTATATTTCTAAACATTTTACGTCCTTTAGATGCACAAGAATTAATAGCAGTTGATGCATCTCAGAAAAACGAATTGGAGACTCCGACCGAAATAGAAATAATAGGTCAAAAAAAGCAACTTGAAAGTGAGCATACCTTAGGTTCATTTATATTTATCGCCCTTAATTTTTTACTGGTATTCTTTTTAGTAACCGACGGAATTTACCTGTTCCAAAAAACTGATATTTCTAATGCAGAATACTCCGCATCTGTACATCAAGGTGTGTATGCCCTTATGTTTTCTATAGTGCTAGCGATTATCTTAATTCTTTATTTCTTTAGAGGAAATCTCAATTTTCATAAAGAGAATACGCAAATAAAAACGCTTACATATGTTTGGATCTCTTTAAATATTATACTAATTGTCTTTACATCTTACAAGAACTTTACCTATGTTGAAGCCTTGGGTCTTACCTATAAACGCATTGGTGTTTTCGTATATCTGCTACTTACCCTTACCGGATTAATTACAGCCTATATTAAAGTAGCCGAAGTAAAAAGCTTTGTTTATTTAGTACGCACCAATATTGCCACAGTGTTTGCATTTTTAGTACTCAGCGCTGCAGTGCCGTGGGATAAAGCAATTACGTATTTTAATTTAAGTACACTAGAAAATCCAGATATTCATTACCTCATCGATTTAGGAGATACCAATAGCATTCAATTATATGACTATGCTAAAGAGAAAGAAGTTAATTATGATTTAAATATTAGTATTCAAGAAAAGTATGACGAATACCTTACCCTACAATCAGAAAAAACATGGCAAGAATATACGTTTGCCCAACTAGCTAAAACCGATACTAAATGA
- a CDS encoding Coq4 family protein has product MRAAILEKLYDWSVTPYQYFKKNEAWQYNAEELKEYHSNSLGYHMGEFLVANNFQLQDKLESHDVFHVLTNTGTTVPEEISMQFYLMGNGKRSFYLFTVILIGSMLYPEYWKFFISKYTCGKSALPFHQLEFQKLLNQPIQRIKSTFLIP; this is encoded by the coding sequence ATGAGAGCAGCCATTTTAGAAAAATTGTATGATTGGAGCGTGACACCCTATCAATACTTCAAGAAAAATGAAGCTTGGCAATATAATGCTGAAGAGCTAAAAGAGTACCATAGCAACTCTCTAGGCTATCATATGGGTGAATTTCTTGTTGCCAATAACTTTCAGTTGCAAGACAAACTAGAGAGTCATGATGTATTTCATGTACTCACGAACACGGGAACTACGGTACCCGAAGAAATAAGCATGCAGTTCTATTTAATGGGAAATGGAAAAAGAAGTTTTTACTTATTTACCGTAATACTAATAGGCTCTATGCTGTATCCGGAGTATTGGAAGTTCTTTATATCTAAATATACCTGTGGAAAATCTGCACTACCCTTTCATCAATTAGAGTTTCAGAAACTGCTAAACCAACCCATTCAACGAATAAAATCCACATTTTTAATTCCATAA